The Gossypium arboreum isolate Shixiya-1 chromosome 4, ASM2569848v2, whole genome shotgun sequence DNA segment TTATCAGTTTGACCTGCTTTCATCTTCATCCCTCTGTCCCACTCTCTTGATTCTTTCTTTTAGGTGCTTTGTGTTTTTTTATGTATTTGGTCtgcattttaattataaattacagATACTCAGTTAAACTAAAACGTTGTTTGAACAAGGTTCTGCCATCTAGCTCTTACTTCACTGTACATTTCACATAAAAGGAAAATGGCTTACTTTTAGTGAACGCAGGAAAGAACAGAAGAAAAGAAACGGTTGTATTAGTTTTGGACTGTGGTTGAGGGGAAGTCTCAACTTTTGTCTCTGATTGAATGGCATTGGATTTCTCTTGATGTTCTTTTGTGATTCCTGTTCATGATGAGACctctttcatatttcatttcatttcagaCTTATTGACATTTATTCTGATGAATTATACTATTTTTAACTTCGGGCAGAGAAGGAAAATGGTCCGAGGACAGTGAAAGATGTCAAGTTAATCAGTGCTGGAAAAATATTGGAGAACAACAAAACTTTGGGAGAGTGTCAGAGCCCTCTTTGTGATATTCCCGGTGGGGTAACAACTATGCACGTTGTTGTTCAACCTCCTCCTGTGGAAAAAGGTACAATTTTTATCGGTGCAACTCTGGAAACTATAATATGAAGTTTTTCATAAAGATCAATGATAATACTCCTTGGTCTGAAAACTGCAGTCTGTGCAATTCCATAAAGTAACATTTGTATCTTTCGGTTATGTGCAGAAAAGAAAGCAGTAATCGAACCAAAGCAGAACAAATGTGTTTGTGTCATATTATAATCCACAGCTTGAAGAGGGGACAACATTATTTTCAGGTAGTTTTCAACTTTTAGTTAATTGATTGTTTCTTTCACTCCTAATCTACTAATCCTTAGCTTTAAACTAAGTTATGCTTTCACAAAATTTTCTGTAGATGAAAGAGTGACGGAACT contains these protein-coding regions:
- the LOC108457827 gene encoding membrane-anchored ubiquitin-fold protein 1-like, translating into MASVQDQLEIKFRLTDGSDIGPKTFPAATSVATLKESVVAQWPKEKENGPRTVKDVKLISAGKILENNKTLGECQSPLCDIPGGVTTMHVVVQPPPVEKEKKAVIEPKQNKCVCVIL